Proteins encoded in a region of the Babesia bovis T2Bo chromosome 4 map unlocalized Chr4_2, whole genome shotgun sequence genome:
- a CDS encoding Major Facilitator Superfamily protein, giving the protein MIKHNNALSLMAQGNTKDIATEGHCEAEFRAHCYRASVAMHTNTYRPLYEQHLTLGNLCDEKERTSRRGTKTVIGAAMLYLVIGYPAQFAGMGLHIASYMGVIGNDERVGYKGIAAVYLVATAFQAMAGLLTSHVTQSIDKRMLTRCACLGISMCIMGASAWLHNYTVFLLLYGVGAGLCSGLVMWLPAESVIKHNPNSKAFSCSMMYAIAGTVLTIVGPLQLAYLSPWWLHKEKTTPTQQRQIAPNNWYYNNTEELYRTKKIIMSIGIVYLLITIIGIRWAFPEMEPNEFDNGNQKTSEYVPFAIKERNKGNQDVKQYDWCDKLCTWLLSFFTWQAVIYIHSCWRSTAVLEYKVQAKSIVATELFVRCVSLVGRVIWGLVLESHGWRQTWIAFSLMLLAMTVTLTQFYKSSFALYVAWLAAMYFANSAIFCVVPITANQLAKQEEFTQVVGIMGTSRALAGATAFTISMLWPTLLRQSVPGLISLLSVGNLVAVNFCQS; this is encoded by the exons ATGATTAAGCATAACAACGCCTTAAGCCTTATGGCACAAGGAAATACAAAGGATATCGCAACGGAAGGACATTGCGAAGCAGAATTCCGAGCTCACTGTTACAGAGCAAGTGTTGCAATGCATACAAACACATATAGACCACTCTATGAGCAGCATTTGACACTAGGAAACCTATGTGACGAAAAAGAACGAACTTCTAGAAGAGGCACTAAAACAGTAATTGGCGCAGCAATGCTGTATTTGGTAATCG GATACCCAGCGCAATTCGCAGGAATGGGACTGCATATCGCATCTTACATGGGAGTTATAGGCAATGATGAACGAGTTGGGTACAAAGGAATAGCGGCAGTCTACCTAGTGGCCACGGCATTCCAGGCAATGGCAGGACTGCTTACATCACATGTGACACAAAGTATAGATAAAAGAATGCTAACGCGCTGCGCTTGCCTAGGCATAAGTATGTGTATTATGGGAGCATCCGCGTGGCTACATAACTATACAGTGTTCCTACTGCTGTACGGCGTGGGCGCTGGACTGTGCTCAGGACTGGTTATGTGGCTGCCAGCGGAATCCGTGATCAAACATAACCCAAACTCAAAAGCGTTCAGCTGCAGCATGATGTACGCCATTGCGGGCACTGTACTTACTATAGTAGGACCACTGCAACTGGCATACCTCAGCCCATGGTGGCTACACAAAGAAAAGACCACACCGACACAACAAAGACAAATCGCACCAAATAATTGGTACTACAACAACACAGAAGAATTGTATCGCACCAAGAAAATAATAATGTCAATCGGAATCGTTTACCTCCTCATAACG ATCATAGGAATAAGATGGGCATTCCCCGAAATGGAACCTAACGAATTCGACAACGGAAATCAGAAAACCTCAGAATATGTGCCATTTGCAATCAAAG AAAGGAACAAAGGGAACCAGGACGTTAAACAATACGACTGGTGCGATAAGCTGTGTACATGGCTGCTGTCCTTTTTCACATGGCAAGCcgtaatatatatccactCCTGCTGGAGAAGCACCGCTGTACTGGAGTACAAGGTCCAAGCAAAGTCTATAGTCGCAACAGAACTATTCGTAAGATGCGTAAGCCTAGTAGGACGCGTAATTTGGGGCCTGGTGTTGGAATCTCACGGATGGCGCCAAACGTGGATAGCCTTTTCACTAATGCTACTCGCAATGACAGTCACACTGACACAGTTCTACAAATCCAGCTTTGCTCTATACGTCGCATG GCTAGCTGCAATGTACTTCGCAAACTCAGCCATTTTCTGCGTGGTGCCAATCACTGCAAACCAACTCGCCAAACAAGAG GAGTTCACCCAAGTAGTTGGAATCATGGGAACATCCAGAGCACTCGCAGGAGCAACCGCCTTCACAATTTCAATGTTGTGGCCCACCTTGCTGAGGCAAAGCGTGCCAGGACTTATCTCACTCCTCAGTGTAGGCAACCTCGTAGCAGTGAACTTTTGCCAATCGTAG
- a CDS encoding eIF-4A-like DEAD family RNA helicase family protein, which produces MAKGKTPVPAEDLVDYEEQEAGQVTSHNVIKSGASSKVGREDGTMGRGSYVAIHASGFRDFFLKPEILRAIGDAGFEHPSEVQHETIPHAITGVDILCQAKSGMGKTAVFVLSVLQQLDVQEDGTLAGGVKRDAGGEAVAPSADRVACLGISHTRELAYQIKNEFDRFSKYMNGVRCEVVYGGVPISRDIEMLKDPEKCPHILVGTPGRLLALIKGKHLNMDGIRHFVLDECDKCLEKLDMRADVQSIFMSTPKKKQVMFFSATMNNDVRDVCKRFVRSPVEVFVDDESKLTLHGLLQYYVKLSESDKNRKLNDLLDNLEFNQVIIFVKSVSRAQTLDNLLNECNFPSIAIHAGLDQDERIARYTQFKNFDKRIMVSTDLFGRGIDVERVNIVINYDMPDSTDSYLHRVGRAGRFGTKGLAITFVATEADSTALADVQKRFEVDIPEMPESIDTSLYLNQ; this is translated from the exons ATGGCGAAGGGTAAGACTCCCGTCCCAGCGGAGGACTTGGTAGATTACGAGGAGCAGGAGGCAGGCCAGGTAACTTCTCACAATGTCATTAAGTCCGGTGCTTCATCTAAGGTTGGCCGTGAAGATGGTACTATGGGTCGTGGTAGTTACGTCGCTATCCACGCTAGTGGATTTCGTGACTTTTTCCTGAAGCCGGAGATTTTACGTGCTATAGGTGACGCTGGTTTTGAGCATCCTTCTGAGGTGCAACACGAGACAATTCCTCATGCCATTACTGGTGTTGACATTTTATGTCAGGCTAAGTCTGGTATGGGTAAGACAGCTGTATTTGTATTGTCTGTTCTTCAGCAGCTTGACGTGCAGGAGGACGGTACTCTTGCCGGTGGTGTTAAGCGTGATGCTGGTGGTGAGGCTGTTGCTCCTTCTGCTGACCGTGTTGCTTGTTTAGGCATAAGTCACACTCGTGAGCTTGCTTATCAGATTAAGAACGAGTTTGACCGTTTTTCAAAGTACATGAACGGTGTTCGTTGTGAGGTGGTTTATGGCGGTGTTCCTATATCTCGTGACATTGAGATGTTGAAGGACCCTGAGAAGTGTCCTCACATTCTCGTTGGCACTCCTGGTCGTTTATTAGCTCTTATTAAGGGTAAGCACCTTAATATGGATGGCATTCGTCATTTTGTCCTTGATGAATGTGACAAGTGTCTTGAGAAGCTTGACATGCGTGCTGATGTACAATCTATATTTATGTCAACTCCTAAGAAGAAGCAGGTGATGTTTTTCTCTGCCACTATGAACAATGACGTCCGTGACGTTTGCAAGCGTTTCGTACGATCTCCTGTTGAGGTATTTGTTGACGACGAGTCTAAGCTTACTTTACATGGTCTCCTTCAGTATTACGTCAAGCTTTCTGAGAGCGACAAGAATCGCAAGCTTAATGATCTTCTTGACAACCTTGAGTTTAACCAGGTGATTATTTTCGTGAAATCAGTGTCTCGGGCTCAAACTCTGGACAACTTACTTAATGAGTGCAACTTTCCTTCGATTGCTATTCATGCTGGTCTTGACCAGGATGAGCGTATTGCTCGTTACACTCAGTTCAAGAACTTTGACAAGCGTATAATGGTTTCGACTGATTTATTCGGTCGTGGCATTGATGTAGAGCGCGTCAACATTGTGATAAACTACGACATGCCTGATTCTACTGACTCTTATCTTCATCGTGTGGGTCGTGCTGGTCGTTTTGGTACCAAGGGTTTGGCCATCACCTTCGTTGCTACGGAGGCTGATTCCACTGCTTTAGCAGATGTGCAAAAGAGGTTCGAGGTGGACATCCCAGAGATGCCGGAGTCAATTGACACTTCCCTCTATT TGAATCAATAA
- a CDS encoding Ribosomal L37ae superfamily protein — MSKRTKKVGVTGKYGVRYGASLRKQARKILLLQHTHYNCPFCGKDSTRWKAVGIWECKRCKKRVAGGAWSMSTSTGSTIKSTIDRLYKQNVEAQ; from the exons ATGTCTAAGCGCACTAaaaag GTCGGCGTCACCGGTAAATACGGTGTTCGTTACGGAGCATCCCTTAGGAAGCAGGCCAGGAAGATTTTGTTGCTTCAGCACACTCACTACAACTGCCCATTCTGTGGCAAG GACTCAACTCGCTGGAAGGCTGTTGGCATTTGGGAGTGCAAGCGTTGCAAGAAGCGTGTTGCTGGTGGTGCCTGGTCGATGAGCACTTCTACTGGTTCGACTATCAAGTCCACCATTGATCGTCTTTACAAGCAGAATGTGGAGGCTCAGTAA
- a CDS encoding putative protein translocase SEC61 complex gamma subunit: MKLQVPNFLMDSSNPAGYTVRTVTDFINDSTRLVRKCTKPDKKEYGRILRACSVGFFIMGFIGYMVKLMFIPVNNILVGMPQ; the protein is encoded by the coding sequence ATGAAGTTGCAAGTTCCCAACTTTCTTATGGATTCCAGCAATCCTGCTGGTTACACAGTGAGGACTGTGACTGATTTTATTAATGACAGTACTCGTCTTGTTCGCAAGTGCACGAAGCCAGACAAAAAGGAGTACGGCCGTATTTTGCGTGCGTGTTCTGTTGGATTTTTCATCATGGGATTCATCGGTTACATGGTGAAACTTATGTTTATCCCTGTGAACAACATCCTGGTTGGGATGCCTCAGTAA